In one window of Dyella thiooxydans DNA:
- a CDS encoding bifunctional 2',3'-cyclic-nucleotide 2'-phosphodiesterase/3'-nucleotidase — translation MLPPRHAPTASLALAALGAALLAGCSHLGLRPAALPDGARADVAVLETTDIHSNILGYDYYKLKADPTLGYERTVTLIRQARREFPNTFLFDDGDTIQGSVLADYQALAKPVGCDQELAIYRAMDAVGYDGGTAGNHEFNYGLGFLSQVTGTPMNVDGGLRKRCDGPHFPLVLSNVYSARDGQPIFKPWTVVTKTIEAYTPDGSRIEVPLKVGIIGFTPPPILDWDKQKLEGKVTVSGVVEAARKYLPQLEAEHPDLVVAILHGGLDTHPYTNRMENGGWYLAGVPGIDALLLGHSHTEFPGPHYAGMQDVDAKRGFVRGVPAVMGGFFGKDLGLIKLALVRRDGRWVVDKADSHGEVRPICRPAARGKAPDCVAPDPAIAPLVARVHEAAIAYVNTPIGDTTVRLSSYFADEGNMTALAPINAAQADYVRRELPKTHPELAGVPVLSAAAAFRTGFGGPDDYTDVAPGPLTLRNAADLYFYPNTLAAVKTDGAGVKAWLEQSARRFNRIDPAKAAPQELINPHYVGYNFDQIQGGIAYTIDLTRPAGERITSLTYHGKPVTPDQPFIVATNNYRANGGGHFPGLDGNSIVLASPDGAREILARWIGHKQHLGPGDLEPTSWHFAPLQTRGPVVFEGAAGKQAVAAAAGLTGIRQLADHGDGTATYAIDLSP, via the coding sequence ATGCTCCCGCCCCGTCACGCTCCCACCGCCTCCCTCGCCCTGGCCGCGCTCGGCGCGGCCCTGCTCGCCGGCTGCAGCCACCTCGGCCTGCGCCCCGCCGCGCTTCCGGACGGCGCGCGCGCCGACGTGGCGGTGCTGGAGACCACCGACATCCACTCCAACATCCTCGGCTACGACTACTACAAGCTGAAAGCCGACCCGACCCTGGGCTACGAGCGCACGGTCACGCTGATCCGCCAGGCACGCAGGGAATTCCCCAATACCTTCCTGTTCGACGATGGCGACACCATCCAGGGCAGCGTGCTGGCCGATTACCAGGCGCTGGCCAAACCCGTGGGCTGCGACCAGGAACTGGCGATCTACCGCGCGATGGATGCGGTGGGCTACGACGGCGGTACCGCCGGCAACCACGAGTTCAACTACGGCCTGGGCTTCCTCTCGCAGGTCACCGGCACGCCGATGAACGTGGACGGCGGCCTGCGCAAGCGTTGCGACGGCCCGCATTTCCCGTTGGTGCTGTCCAACGTGTACAGCGCACGCGATGGCCAGCCGATCTTCAAGCCGTGGACCGTGGTCACCAAGACCATCGAGGCCTACACCCCCGACGGCAGCCGGATCGAGGTGCCGCTGAAGGTGGGCATCATCGGCTTCACCCCGCCGCCGATCCTGGACTGGGACAAGCAGAAGCTGGAGGGCAAGGTCACCGTCAGCGGCGTGGTCGAGGCCGCCCGCAAATACCTCCCGCAGCTCGAGGCCGAGCATCCCGATCTGGTCGTGGCGATCCTGCACGGCGGCCTGGACACCCACCCCTACACGAACCGGATGGAGAACGGCGGCTGGTACCTGGCCGGCGTGCCGGGCATCGACGCGCTGCTGTTGGGGCACTCGCATACCGAATTTCCCGGTCCGCACTATGCGGGCATGCAGGACGTGGATGCCAAGCGCGGCTTCGTGCGCGGTGTACCGGCGGTGATGGGAGGCTTCTTCGGCAAGGACCTGGGCCTGATCAAGCTGGCGCTGGTGCGCCGGGACGGGCGGTGGGTGGTCGACAAGGCCGACAGCCACGGCGAAGTGCGGCCGATCTGCCGCCCCGCCGCCCGGGGCAAGGCGCCAGACTGCGTCGCGCCCGATCCCGCGATCGCCCCGCTGGTGGCCAGGGTGCACGAAGCGGCCATCGCCTACGTCAACACGCCGATCGGCGACACCACGGTCCGGCTCAGCAGCTACTTCGCCGACGAGGGCAACATGACCGCGCTGGCGCCCATCAACGCCGCCCAGGCGGACTACGTGCGCCGCGAACTGCCCAAGACCCACCCGGAACTGGCCGGGGTGCCGGTGCTGTCGGCGGCAGCGGCATTCCGCACCGGCTTCGGCGGTCCGGACGACTACACCGACGTGGCGCCTGGCCCGCTGACCCTGCGCAACGCGGCAGACCTGTACTTCTACCCCAACACCCTCGCCGCCGTGAAAACCGACGGGGCCGGCGTGAAGGCCTGGCTGGAACAGTCGGCCCGCCGCTTCAACCGCATCGATCCGGCCAAGGCCGCCCCGCAGGAGCTGATCAACCCGCACTACGTGGGCTACAACTTCGACCAGATCCAGGGCGGCATCGCCTACACCATCGACCTGACCCGGCCGGCCGGCGAGCGCATCACCTCGCTGACCTACCACGGCAAACCGGTCACCCCGGACCAGCCGTTCATCGTCGCCACCAACAACTACCGCGCCAACGGTGGCGGCCACTTCCCCGGGCTGGACGGCAACAGCATCGTACTGGCCTCGCCCGATGGCGCGCGCGAGATCCTCGCCCGCTGGATCGGACACAAGCAGCATCTGGGACCGGGCGACCTGGAGCCGACCTCCTGGCACTTCGCCCCCCTGCAGACCCGCGGTCCGGTGGTGTTCGAGGGCGCCGCTGGCAAGCAGGCCGTGGCCGCCGCGGCCGGCCTGACC
- a CDS encoding sulfatase-like hydrolase/transferase, producing MPTSDVRTPAPPWGRWLALAGFVACVAWTAGREPAPGERLFVLSVMLATVAILLAATARPALALLFGGGAFVLLKVLGQFKLRYLDSSLMPADFVYFVRASLLETLEHYPPLLLGAAAVTLGLPLLAAWLWRREPPVDRALAPRRALASRLLGVAIGVLAMHVVLAPDGPFAAAHRRNAWEKLSDPAQLTNFFVNLEDDDIHLPPRSGDAQAERQWAATAAGVRPATPAGAAGYPDIVQVLEESTFDPSGFTACNLPPCRVGMFRPDARTRANGALRVHTFGGGTWVSEFASLTGLPQSIFGPGGMYAPYVLAPRVRDTLPRQLQRLGYLTVAIYPTAGGFINGRNAYRDYGFDRFYDVNDLGLVAWKSSDAQIFDAAWKVYGQLKRPGRPVFMMILTLAQHGPHDLHPLSSLPPPYNRGLLHDLPAPAALNFDTYLARLQASDRAMRGLEAHFLGRAQPTVLLNFGDHQPAFSGLIRDFARTLPAGASPALDAKRDYLTYYMLKSNLADPPLLPRYPVLDIAFLPSMVLQAAGLPADPYFAAETELRDRCDGLYTDCAQPALLASYHAWIFDRLHVYQ from the coding sequence ATGCCAACGTCCGATGTCCGCACGCCGGCTCCCCCGTGGGGCCGCTGGCTGGCGCTTGCCGGTTTTGTTGCCTGCGTGGCGTGGACCGCGGGGCGGGAGCCCGCTCCCGGTGAGCGTCTGTTCGTGCTGTCGGTGATGCTGGCCACCGTGGCGATCCTGCTGGCCGCCACCGCGCGGCCGGCGCTGGCGCTGCTGTTCGGTGGCGGCGCATTCGTGCTGCTGAAGGTGCTGGGCCAGTTCAAGCTGCGCTACCTCGACTCGTCGCTGATGCCGGCGGACTTCGTCTATTTCGTGCGTGCCAGCCTGCTGGAGACGCTGGAGCACTACCCGCCACTGCTGCTGGGGGCCGCCGCCGTCACGCTGGGCCTGCCGTTGCTGGCGGCGTGGCTGTGGCGGCGCGAGCCTCCAGTGGATCGTGCGCTCGCGCCGCGCCGTGCGCTGGCCAGCCGCCTGCTGGGGGTGGCCATCGGCGTGCTGGCGATGCACGTGGTGCTGGCGCCGGACGGGCCGTTCGCTGCGGCGCACCGCCGGAACGCGTGGGAGAAGTTGTCCGATCCGGCCCAGCTGACCAACTTCTTCGTCAATCTCGAGGACGACGACATCCATCTGCCGCCACGTTCGGGCGATGCGCAGGCCGAGCGGCAATGGGCCGCCACCGCGGCGGGCGTGCGCCCGGCCACCCCCGCCGGTGCAGCGGGGTATCCCGACATCGTGCAGGTGCTGGAGGAGAGCACCTTCGATCCCTCTGGCTTCACCGCCTGCAACCTGCCGCCGTGCCGGGTCGGCATGTTCCGGCCCGACGCGCGCACCCGCGCAAATGGCGCCCTGCGGGTGCACACCTTCGGCGGCGGCACCTGGGTCAGCGAGTTCGCTTCGCTGACCGGGCTGCCGCAGAGCATCTTCGGGCCCGGCGGGATGTACGCGCCGTACGTGCTGGCGCCGCGGGTGCGCGACACGCTGCCACGCCAGCTGCAGCGGCTGGGCTACCTCACGGTGGCGATCTACCCCACCGCCGGCGGCTTCATCAATGGCCGCAACGCCTATCGCGACTACGGCTTCGACCGCTTCTACGACGTCAACGATCTCGGCCTGGTGGCTTGGAAGAGCAGCGACGCACAGATCTTCGACGCGGCGTGGAAGGTCTACGGCCAGCTCAAGCGCCCGGGCCGGCCGGTGTTCATGATGATCCTCACGCTGGCCCAGCACGGACCGCACGACCTGCACCCGCTGTCCTCGCTGCCGCCGCCGTACAACCGCGGCCTGCTGCACGACCTGCCGGCGCCGGCGGCGCTCAACTTCGACACCTACCTGGCCCGCCTGCAGGCCTCTGACCGGGCCATGCGCGGGCTGGAGGCCCACTTCCTCGGTCGTGCGCAGCCGACCGTGCTGCTGAACTTCGGCGACCACCAGCCGGCCTTCAGCGGGTTGATCCGCGACTTCGCCCGCACGCTGCCGGCCGGTGCATCGCCTGCGCTGGACGCGAAGCGGGACTACCTCACCTACTACATGCTCAAGAGCAACCTGGCCGATCCCCCGCTGCTGCCGCGCTATCCGGTGCTGGACATCGCGTTCCTGCCCAGCATGGTGCTGCAGGCCGCCGGCCTGCCGGCTGATCCGTACTTCGCGGCCGAGACCGAGCTACGCGACCGCTGCGACGGCCTGTACACCGACTGCGCCCAGCCCGCGCTGCTGGCCTCGTACCACGCCTGGATCTTCGACCGCCTGCATGTCTATCAGTAA
- a CDS encoding alkaline phosphatase family protein → MSLLRRLAAPLLGLAALCGTVHAAPAAHHRVIVFVWDGMRPDAISAEDTPNLLALSRRGVFFTDNHSTYPTFTMANASSFATGAFPGPIGFYGNSFWAPGGDGLNAKGKAADFQDPIYTEDYAVLRDLDRLEHGELLQVPTLLATAHRAGLTTAVIGKSGPAFLQDYKLPDQGGDNVLLDENTVLPLRFAKELQRAGYPLPANTIHAYAPSLLQLAEDNGAPTAPGKLATLRDGVTSDATAGGETTPGPANAWMMQVYLDEVLPKHRPDISVVWLRNPDTTQHQYGVGSPEFHRALQAQDELLGRLEAKLRELGMADDTDLVVVSDHGHSNVAGPADLFPLRTINDGRVGGPDPEWGYSVSGSLRMADDLTRAGFHAYDGQGCIYAPVMSGIRADGSRLHPTRYDDDGSICGKPGPYTTPSYEVPDKLPADAVVIAPNDGTDYYYVPSHDPALVRRLVRFLQSRAVVNTVFVAHRYGALPGTLPAEAVHLGNAKRGPDVIISYAWDANAVVQGFRGTEVGTVSTERGQHGSFSPIDVHNTLVASGPDFRQAMRDPLPSGNVDLAPTLAAVFGLTLPTAQGRVLHEALSGPLARPVSDYTVAPAAIRPATAATGLKTVRIDGAPLPATRFSFTVKQKVLRFDGRRWTYFDQAAADRH, encoded by the coding sequence ATGTCCCTGCTCCGTCGCCTGGCCGCCCCGCTGCTCGGCCTCGCCGCCCTGTGCGGCACGGTTCACGCCGCGCCCGCCGCGCACCACCGCGTCATCGTGTTCGTGTGGGACGGCATGCGTCCGGACGCGATCAGCGCCGAGGACACGCCGAACCTGCTGGCGCTGTCGCGGCGCGGGGTGTTCTTCACCGACAACCACTCTACCTACCCCACCTTCACCATGGCGAACGCGTCGAGCTTCGCCACCGGCGCGTTTCCCGGCCCGATCGGCTTCTACGGCAACAGCTTCTGGGCGCCCGGCGGCGACGGCCTGAACGCCAAGGGCAAGGCGGCGGACTTCCAGGACCCGATCTACACCGAGGACTACGCGGTGCTGCGCGACCTCGACCGGCTCGAGCACGGCGAGCTGCTGCAGGTGCCGACCCTGCTGGCCACCGCGCACCGGGCCGGGCTGACCACGGCGGTGATCGGCAAGTCCGGCCCGGCCTTCCTGCAGGACTACAAGCTGCCGGACCAGGGCGGCGACAACGTGCTGCTGGACGAGAACACCGTGCTACCACTGCGCTTTGCGAAGGAACTGCAGCGCGCCGGCTACCCGCTGCCGGCGAACACGATCCACGCCTACGCGCCGTCGCTGCTGCAGCTGGCCGAGGACAACGGCGCGCCGACCGCGCCGGGCAAGCTCGCCACTCTGCGCGATGGCGTCACCTCGGACGCCACCGCCGGCGGCGAGACCACGCCGGGGCCGGCCAACGCCTGGATGATGCAGGTGTATCTCGACGAGGTGCTGCCGAAACACCGGCCGGACATCAGCGTGGTGTGGCTGCGCAATCCCGACACCACCCAGCACCAGTACGGCGTAGGCTCGCCGGAGTTCCACCGCGCGCTGCAGGCGCAGGACGAGCTGCTCGGCCGGCTCGAGGCGAAGCTGCGCGAACTGGGCATGGCCGACGACACCGACCTGGTGGTGGTGTCCGACCACGGCCACAGCAACGTGGCCGGCCCGGCCGACCTGTTCCCGCTGCGTACGATCAACGACGGCCGCGTCGGCGGGCCCGATCCGGAGTGGGGCTACTCGGTCTCCGGCAGCCTGCGCATGGCCGACGACCTGACCCGCGCCGGCTTCCACGCCTACGACGGCCAGGGCTGCATCTACGCGCCGGTGATGAGCGGCATCCGCGCCGACGGCTCGCGGCTGCACCCGACCCGCTATGACGACGACGGCAGCATCTGCGGCAAGCCGGGCCCCTACACCACGCCCAGCTACGAGGTACCCGACAAGCTGCCGGCCGACGCGGTGGTGATCGCCCCGAACGACGGCACCGACTATTACTACGTGCCCTCGCACGACCCGGCACTGGTGCGGCGGCTGGTGCGCTTCCTGCAGTCGCGCGCGGTGGTGAACACCGTCTTCGTCGCCCACCGCTACGGCGCCCTGCCCGGCACGTTGCCGGCCGAAGCGGTGCACCTGGGCAACGCGAAGCGCGGACCCGACGTGATCATCAGCTATGCCTGGGACGCGAACGCCGTGGTGCAGGGCTTCCGCGGCACCGAGGTCGGCACGGTATCCACCGAGCGCGGCCAGCACGGCAGCTTCAGCCCGATCGACGTGCACAACACGCTGGTCGCCAGCGGCCCGGACTTCCGGCAGGCGATGCGCGATCCGCTGCCCAGCGGCAATGTCGACCTGGCGCCGACGCTGGCCGCGGTGTTCGGCCTGACTCTGCCGACCGCGCAGGGCCGCGTGCTGCACGAGGCGCTGTCCGGCCCGCTGGCGCGACCGGTATCGGACTACACGGTGGCGCCTGCGGCAATCCGCCCGGCGACGGCGGCCACCGGGCTTAAGACGGTGCGCATCGACGGCGCGCCGCTGCCGGCCACCCGCTTCAGCTTCACCGTGAAGCAGAAGGTGCTGCGCTTCGACGGTCGCCGCTGGACCTACTTCGACCAGGCCGCGGCGGATCGCCACTGA
- the nagA gene encoding N-acetylglucosamine-6-phosphate deacetylase, producing the protein MSATTALVNGRVMGEHGPRDGLAVLLRDERILAVCPAHDPRVAAAQRHDLAGQLLLPGFIDVQVNGGGGLLFNDAPTVETLRGIAAAHRKFGTTGLLPTLITDAPAVMARALEAMDAAIEQGVPGILGIHLEGPFLAGARKGIHDASLFRPLGEDDLALICRPRLGVVMLTLAPECVSTDTIRRLSEAGVVVVAGHTGADYATTRAALDAGVRGFTHLYNAMTPLASREPGVVGAALEDADSWCGLIVDGHHVHPASLRVAIAAKARGKSVLVTDAMPPVGSDRPDYVLNGQTIVMKDGICQSDDGVLAGSALDMATGLRNLVQMVGVPLAEASRMASAYPADWIGLGATHGRIVAGQRADLVLLDDTLTVQGSWIGGAFAA; encoded by the coding sequence ATGTCCGCCACCACCGCCCTGGTCAACGGCCGCGTCATGGGCGAGCACGGCCCCCGCGATGGGCTCGCCGTGCTGCTGCGGGACGAACGTATCCTCGCCGTGTGCCCGGCGCACGATCCACGCGTGGCCGCGGCGCAGCGGCACGACCTGGCCGGCCAACTGCTGCTGCCCGGCTTCATCGACGTGCAGGTCAACGGCGGCGGCGGCCTGCTGTTCAACGACGCACCCACGGTGGAGACGCTGCGCGGGATCGCCGCGGCGCACCGGAAGTTCGGCACCACCGGCCTGCTGCCCACCCTGATCACCGACGCGCCCGCGGTGATGGCGCGCGCGCTGGAGGCGATGGACGCGGCGATCGAGCAGGGCGTGCCGGGCATCCTCGGCATCCACCTGGAAGGCCCGTTCCTGGCCGGCGCCCGCAAGGGCATCCACGATGCCAGCCTGTTCCGCCCGCTGGGCGAGGACGACCTGGCGCTGATCTGCCGGCCGCGCCTGGGCGTGGTGATGCTGACCCTGGCGCCGGAGTGCGTGTCCACCGACACCATCCGCCGGCTGAGCGAAGCCGGCGTGGTGGTGGTGGCCGGGCATACCGGCGCGGACTACGCCACCACCCGCGCCGCGCTGGATGCCGGCGTGCGCGGCTTCACCCACCTGTACAACGCGATGACCCCGCTGGCCAGCCGCGAACCGGGCGTGGTCGGCGCCGCGCTGGAGGACGCCGACAGCTGGTGCGGGCTGATCGTCGACGGCCACCACGTGCACCCGGCCAGCCTGCGCGTGGCGATCGCGGCGAAGGCCCGCGGCAAGAGCGTGCTAGTCACCGATGCGATGCCGCCGGTCGGCTCGGACCGGCCCGACTACGTGCTCAACGGCCAGACCATCGTGATGAAGGACGGCATCTGCCAGAGCGACGACGGCGTGCTGGCCGGCTCCGCGCTGGACATGGCCACCGGCCTGCGCAACCTGGTGCAGATGGTCGGCGTGCCGCTGGCCGAGGCCTCGCGCATGGCCAGCGCCTACCCTGCCGACTGGATCGGGCTGGGCGCCACCCACGGCCGCATCGTCGCCGGGCAGCGCGCCGACCTGGTGCTGCTGGACGACACGCTGACCGTGCAGGGCAGCTGGATCGGGGGCGCGTTCGCCGCCTGA
- a CDS encoding SIS domain-containing protein gives MKDASTTLMYREAGESAEVIERQFARSAGRLAELGARLRANPPRFIVTCARGSSDHAAAYAKYVFETQLGLVTASASPSVSSIYDAPLKLEGALFVAISQSGKSPDLLRAAQAAKDAGATVLALVNVEDSPLAAMADTFIPLHAGPEKSVAATKSYLASLAAVLQLTACWRGDGALDGLLADLPGQLRAGWDADWSPMVEGLRDVQNLFVVGRGLGFGAALEAALKLKETCGLHAEAFSAAEVKHGPMALVGAGFPVLFFAQDDGTLPNTLAVAGEFRQRNARVLLAAPGVDDEDCLPLAAGVSPLTAPLLAVQSFYKAAAALALARGYDPDVPPHLRKVTETV, from the coding sequence ATGAAAGACGCAAGCACCACCCTGATGTACCGCGAGGCCGGCGAGAGCGCCGAGGTGATCGAGCGCCAGTTCGCCCGCAGTGCCGGGCGGCTGGCCGAACTGGGCGCGCGGCTGCGCGCGAATCCGCCGCGCTTCATCGTCACCTGCGCCCGCGGCAGCTCCGACCACGCCGCGGCCTACGCCAAGTACGTGTTCGAAACCCAGCTGGGGCTGGTCACCGCCTCGGCCTCGCCGTCGGTGTCCTCGATCTACGACGCGCCGCTGAAGCTCGAGGGCGCGCTGTTCGTGGCGATCTCACAGTCCGGCAAGAGTCCGGACCTGCTGCGCGCGGCGCAGGCGGCGAAGGACGCTGGCGCCACCGTGCTGGCGCTGGTCAACGTGGAGGACTCGCCGCTGGCGGCGATGGCCGACACCTTCATCCCGCTGCATGCCGGCCCGGAAAAGAGTGTGGCGGCCACCAAGAGCTACCTCGCCTCGCTGGCCGCGGTGCTGCAGCTGACTGCCTGCTGGCGCGGCGACGGCGCGCTCGACGGCTTGCTGGCCGACCTCCCCGGCCAGCTGCGCGCCGGCTGGGACGCCGACTGGTCGCCGATGGTGGAGGGTCTGCGCGACGTGCAGAACCTGTTCGTGGTCGGGCGCGGGCTCGGCTTCGGCGCGGCGCTGGAGGCCGCGCTCAAGCTCAAGGAAACCTGCGGCCTGCACGCCGAGGCGTTCAGCGCGGCCGAGGTCAAGCACGGCCCGATGGCGCTGGTCGGCGCCGGCTTCCCGGTGCTGTTCTTCGCGCAGGACGACGGCACGCTGCCGAACACGCTGGCGGTGGCCGGCGAATTCCGCCAGCGCAACGCCCGCGTGCTGCTGGCGGCCCCCGGCGTCGATGATGAAGACTGCCTGCCACTGGCGGCGGGCGTCTCGCCGCTGACCGCTCCGCTGCTGGCCGTGCAGAGTTTCTACAAGGCGGCCGCGGCGCTCGCGCTGGCGCGCGGGTACGATCCGGACGTGCCGCCCCACCTGCGCAAGGTCACGGAGACCGTCTGA